One Solibacillus sp. R5-41 DNA segment encodes these proteins:
- a CDS encoding helix-turn-helix domain-containing protein encodes MNIGMEIKKLRTEKGITLKELSEKSELSVGFLSQLERGLTTIAVDSLEKLADILEVHVTHFFEYPIKKKFMVLRSYDQEIMDLVEGGFIKYSLSANLENKQLVPRLIEILPQRKDEEILSYKHEGEEFIYVLEGILTVYINGKRHEVYPGDSVHMESNIAHNWANYTNKKVKLIAVNTPNYIYNSRFYTKDTD; translated from the coding sequence ATGAATATAGGGATGGAAATAAAAAAATTGAGGACTGAAAAAGGAATTACTTTGAAAGAGTTAAGTGAAAAAAGCGAACTGTCTGTTGGATTTCTGTCTCAATTAGAAAGGGGTCTTACTACCATAGCAGTGGATTCACTTGAAAAACTAGCTGATATTTTGGAAGTACATGTAACACATTTTTTTGAATACCCTATTAAAAAGAAATTTATGGTTTTGAGAAGTTATGACCAAGAAATAATGGATTTAGTAGAAGGTGGTTTTATTAAGTATAGTTTAAGTGCAAATTTGGAAAATAAACAACTTGTTCCAAGACTTATAGAAATTCTTCCTCAAAGGAAGGATGAAGAAATATTATCCTACAAGCATGAGGGAGAAGAGTTCATTTATGTTCTAGAGGGTATATTAACAGTTTACATAAATGGTAAGAGGCATGAAGTATATCCTGGTGACAGTGTTCATATGGAATCAAATATTGCCCACAATTGGGCTAATTATACGAACAAAAAGGTCAAGCTTATAGCTGTTAATACGCCTAATTATATCTACAATAGTAGGTTTTATACTAAAGATACTGATTAG